In Daucus carota subsp. sativus chromosome 4, DH1 v3.0, whole genome shotgun sequence, one DNA window encodes the following:
- the LOC135152207 gene encoding uncharacterized protein LOC135152207: MPDWMVINCFYNGLGPQSRPMLDASSDGALWAMSYDEAYELIEMMAANEYQNPTQRLPQGKVAGILDVDATSVIAAQLKALTMKVDSLANLGNQQPPSVCELCAGTHTTDQCAISSESAQFIGQIANTLINRPQGILRSDTEANPGKKEVKEQVQAVTLRSRKVTKDKDSATEHNKEESEQRVETPVLSSKSDSEKTVVDADKKEIKEEASKESAEKSSRKSNNGDKQVYPPPPFSKRLQKQKLDKQFTKFLEKLKLEKLETVALTEECSAVLQQKLPPKLKDPGSFTIPCTTGQLSFDKCLCDLGASINLMPLSVFKKLEFVEDKKIPIILGRPFLATGQTLLDVQKGELTKRVQDQSVTFKVFNSIKFPTDEEECFKVEPLEFVENSETGQKLRPGTLERVLTWDSDSEDEGVAELKNFQEHRNPSIEEAPELELKLPPDLLSDVQFRRLSRRIDDMHDIHRRFAKDLTQVSWKENEEEIHSFK, translated from the exons atgcctgattggatggttattaattgcttctataatggcttgggtcctcaatcgaggccaatgcttGATGCATCATCAGatggagctctatgggctatgagctatgatgaggcttatgagttgatcgagatgatggctgcgaatgaatatcagaatcctactcagcgtcttcctCAGGGCAAAGTAGCAGGAattctggatgttgatgctacttcagtcatagctgctcagcttaaggctcttactatgaaggtggattctttggcaaatctgggaaatcagcagccaccttcGGTTTGCGAGCTATGTGCGGGTACTCATaccactgatcagtgtgccatatctagcgagtcagctcagttt attgggcagattgctaaCACGTTGATTAACAGACCACAAGGAATTCTTCGTAGTGAtactgaggccaatccgggtaagaaagaggtgaaggaacaggtacaggcaGTCACTTTGAGGTCcagaaaggttacgaaggataaaGATTCAGCAACAGAGCAtaacaaggaagagagtgagcaacgggttgaaacacccgtgctctcatctaagtctgatagtgaaaaaactgttgttgacgctgacaagaaagaaatcaaagaggaagcaagcaaggaatcAGCCGAGAAGTCTAGTCGTAAATCTAATAATGGGgacaagcaagtatatccacctccccctttttcgaagagacttcagaagcagaagctcgacaaacaattcacaaaatttctagag AAACTCAAGCTTGAGAAGTTGGAGACTGtagctttgaccgaggagtgcaGTGCGGTGTTGCAGCAGAAATTGCCCCCAAAGCTGAAAGATCCaggaagtttcacaatcccgtgtactacTGGGCAATTGTCCTTCGACAAGTGCTtgtgtgacttgggagctagcatcaatctgatgccgttgtctgtcttcaagaaacttg AGTTCGTGGAGGATAAAAagattcccattatcttgggaaggccgttcttagctacaggccaaactttgctcgatgtgcaaaaaggagagcttacaaagagagttcaagatcagagtgtcacttttaaGGTGTTTAACTCAATTAAATTTCCAAccgacgaagaagaatgctttaaggtggagccaCTAGAATTTGTTGAAAATTCTGAGACGGGGCAAAAGCTAAGGCCAGGTACCTTGGAGAGAGTCTTAACATGGGATTCTGATTCCGAAGATGAGGGAGTAGCGgagcttaaaaattttcaagagCATCGTAATCCATCTATTGAAGAGGCTCCGGAACTCGAACTCAAACTACCTCCGGATCTCTTAAGTGATGTGCAGTTTAGAAGGTTGTCACGAcgcatagatgacatgcatgacattcaccgccgttttgcaaaggatttgactcag gtttcttggaaggagaacgaagaggagattcatagctttaAGTGA